The genomic region TGCAGTTCGAACATCGGGAGCCCGCGGAGTTCGCGCCACTTGGCGCGTGCGGCGGCCACCTTCTCGGGGTCAGGAGGCGGCAACTGGATGCTTTCGTCAATGAAATCGTCTTGCGGAAGGTTCCTGTTATGGCGGTTCTTGAACTTATTGAACTTGTTGAACTTGTTGTTGTTCTGGTTGTTGTTGTTGTTGTTGTTGTTGTTGCGCTGGCCGTTTTGATTATAGTTGTTGCCGTTGTTATTGCGCTGCTGGTTGTTCTGGTTGTTGCCGTTGTTGTTCTGGGGGTTGGCATCAGCGGCGGCGGCCTGGGCGCCAGCATCGCCTGCGTTGGCGGGCTTCATTTCGGGCGCGGTAGCATTTTGTGCGGCCTCGGACTGGCGAGCCTCGTTCTGTTTCTTTTCGGTGCCGTTGGCTTCGCGCGGGGTTACGTCTGCTTTCTTCTCGCTAGCGGCTTCTGCCTTCGGGGCGGGTGCTTCGGAGGGTGCGACTTCTACTTTGGGGGAATCTTCGTGGGCGGCTTCTTCGCCGGCCTGCTTCTTGGGGCGTCCACGGCGCTTGCGCGAGGAATCCGCTGCGTCCACGCCCGGAATGGGCTTGGCTAGGTCGCCCAATTTTTCATAATCTATCGATGCGTTAATATCAATGCTGTCGGAAAGGAGTTGCGGCTCTTCCTGAACCTTCTTTTGTCTAGGCACGTTTCGTTCCTTTGGCTATGAGTGAGGTGTTTAAACTTTTATTTTCTTGAAAAATGTAAAAAGGGAATAAAAAGAAAAATCCCTTCGATTTATTTATGAATTGGAAATAAGGATTCCCTTGGAATCGTTCATAAAATACAAAAAAATTCCCACTTTGTCAAAAAAAAGTGTGCCTCCAAATGTTTTTGAAAAATGCTATATTAATAATGTGGATTCATTAGACCGCGTTTTTGTCGCACTGGGCAGCAATCTTACGCCGCGATTCCGTAGGCTAGCCGAAGGAAGGGATATGCTTTCGCGTATTTCGTCGGGTGGCTGGATGGAAAGCCCTATTTACGAGACTCCTCCGGTAGGACCGGAAGGACAGGGCCCGTATTTCAACCAGGTCGTGAGCTTTTGGTACGATGGCGATCCGAAGCGCCTGCTCCATTATCTTAAGGGGGCTGAACTTGTGCTCGGTCGCAAGCCCCGCGGGCACTGGAATTCCCGCGAGATAGACCTGGACCTGCTTTACTTTGGTAACAGGGTTATGGCCGGACGCCCGACCATCCCGCATATCGAAATCCCGAACCGCCAGTTCGTGCTCGTTCCGCTGAACGACATCGCTCCCGATTGGGTCGACCCGCTCAGCAACTGCACCATGAAGGACTTGCTTTCGCAGCTCCTCCAGAAAGAAGGGAAAATCGAATTCCGTACCATCACAGCGGAGGAACCGTAATGCTTACTGACAAGGGTGTACATTTTCTCGCCATTGAAGGTGTCATCGGGGTTGGCAAGACCTCGCTTGCGCGTATCATCGCCGAACGCTGGAATGCCCTCTGTATCGAGGAGAATTACCAGGACAATCCGTTCCTCGAAAAATTCTACGAGAATCCCGAACCCTACGCGTTCCAGACCCAGTTGTTCTTTTTGCTGGAGCGCCACAAGCAGTTGCAGCATTCCGCGCTCCAGAGCGACCTGTTCCACGACTTGCTCGTGAGCGACTACACGTTCGACAAGGATGCCATCTTTGCCGCCCAGAACCTTTCGGATAGCGAGTTCGCCATGTATGAGCAGGTATCGAAGGCCATCGAGCACGAGATTCCTCGACCGGACATGGTCGTGTACCTGCAGGCGAGCATCCCTACACTCCTTTCGCGCATCAAGAACCGTGGCCGCCCGATGGAAAAATCCATAGAAGGCAGCTACCTCAAGGGCTTGCAGGCCCGTTACGACCTGCATTTCTGGCACTACCCGCATGCGCCCGTCCTTATCATCAACACGGATCACATCGACTTTGTGCATAACGAGAACCACTTGAAACTGGTGCTCGATGCCATCGAATCGTGTCCCCGCCAAACGACTTATTTTGTTCCAGAAGGTAATTAAGAAGGTTATATGCAAATCATAAAGTCAATCGAAACTCTTCGCGAAACGCTAAGACCGCTTGCGAAAGAGGGTAAAACAATCGGTCTCGTTCCGACGATGGGTGCGCTCCACGAAGGTCATGGCGCCCTCATCAAGGCCTCGGTGAAGGATTGTGATATTACGGTTGTCAGTGTGTTTTTGAATCCAATCCAGTTCGGCAAGAACGAAGACCTGGACAAGTACCCCAAGCGCCTCGAGGCCGATGCCAAGCTTGCGGAATCCTTGGGTGCAGATTTCGTGTTCGCTCCGACCGTGAAGGAAATGTATCCGGATGGCGACCCGCTTACCATGGTTCGCGACGAAACCCTCGAAAGCCTTTATTGTGGCGCCTACCGCCCGGGCCACTTCCGTGGCGTGTTGACTGTTGTTTCTAAGCTGTTCCTCATCACCAGGGCAAACCGCGCCTACTTTGGCGAAAAGGATTACCAGCAGGTGTTCCTCATTGAACGCATGGTGAAGGATTTGAACTTTGATATCGAAATCCACCGCGTGCCAATCGTGCGCGAGGCTTCGGGGCTTGCACTCTCGAGCCGCAACGAATACCTCTCCGAAGAAGAACGCGTGCAGGCTCTCGGCATTTCTACTGGCCTGAAGGAAGCGAAGGCCGCTTTCCTCGCCGGCGAAAAGGGCGTGGCGAAACTTCGCGATATCGTGGTGAAGTCGATTCTCTTGAACCGCGGTCAGGTGCAGTTTGTCGAGGTCGTGAACCAGAAGGACTTGCAGAAGTTCTCCGGCGTGCTGAAGTCTTCGGACAAGGCCGTCATCCTGGTTGCAGCCTTCTTCGGCAAGACCCGCCTTATCGACAATATCGAACTGAATTAATTATTTACTTGTTGCTGTAAACACGCCGTCCCACGTTTCGCCCGGTGCCACGGGCGGGTTCTCGCGGTAGGCGATGCAGCGCTGGATATACACGAGGCTCGGACAGGTCTTGCTTCCCGGGTCGCGTTCTGGCAGGTGCGGTTCAAATTCGAGGCACTGCGTGAAGAGTTCCTGCGCCTTGTCCCAGTCCATGGCGAGGTAGGCCTCGCGCGCCTGTTCCCAGATTTCGACTAGTTTGTTCAAGGTGTCGCTGTTTTCGCAGTCGGATTTTGCAAGGAGTTCGAATGTCTTTACGGGCAGGCTCTTGCCCACGACGCGTATGGTGTCGAGTGAACGGTAGATGAACAGGCCCGGTTCGAGATGCTTCTGCGTGTCTTCGCTAATTTGTATGTACGCTCCGTATTGCTTGGCGGCACTCTCGAGTCGGGCGGCAAGGTTCACGGCGTCGCCCATCATGGTGTAGTTCTTGCGCATGGTGGATCCCATGTTGCCTGTCACGATATCGCCAGAGTTGATGCCGATACGCATGTGCATGTCGTGCACCACCTTCGGCCACTTGTCGCCTTCCGATGTCCATTTCTTGCGGAGTTGCATGAGCTTGCTCTGCATGTCGCATGCTGCGCTGCAGGCGCTCTGCGCGTGGTTCTCGAGCGGCATGGGCGCTCCGAAGAACGCGATGATGGCATCGCCTTCGTACTTGTCGAGCGTTCCCTTGTTGCTCAATAGTGTGTCCGTCATTGCGGTGAGGTATTCGTTCAAAAGGTCCACGAGTCGGCTCGGGTCGCCAATCTTTTCGGAGAATGTGGAGAAGCTTGCGATGTCGGTAAAGTATGCGGTGATGTTTGATTTTTCGCCGCCTAGGGTCGGCATAATCTCGTTGTTCACCATTTCGTCAATCAGTTCGGGAGAGATGTATTGCTTGAATGCTCCGTCGAGGAATCGCTTTTCCTTGTTTTCGTAATAGAACTGGACAATCAATGCGGCTATGTTGGTGAGCAGCATGGCGAGCAGTTGCTTGGAACAGCCGATGTAGAGACCATCCTGGAAGTAACGGAAGGCGACAAAGGTGTAGGATCCCATGAGGAGTACGGAAATTGCGATGGATATGTAACTCTTGATGAAGAGGCCGAGCGCCATGCAGAGTATGGCAAGCAGGATGACTATAAGCTGCTGGTTCCTTTCTGCCAGGTTTACGATGTAGTTGTCGTTCAGGATGTTTTGGATGATGGTCGCGTGTATGAGCACGGCGGGGTTGTTTTCTTCGTGCGGGCCCGGCACAAAGTCGAACAGGGCCGGAGCGGCGGAACCGAGGATGAACACCTTGCCCTGGTACATGGCCTGGTCGTGGCGGTTCTTGGTGACATCGTAATAGGAGAGGTGCTGGAACGGGCGGCTTTCCTTGTCCGTATTGAATCGCCCAATATAGTTCACGAGGTAGCGGCCGTAGTTGTCTATGGGAACTCGCTTGATTGGCCCGAAGCGGAATTCCTCGCCGGGTTTTAGGCTGTCGACCTTGCTTTCGTCTATGGCCATGATATCACGGATGACCTTGTCGTTCATGATGGCGAGGTTGGTAAGCCATTTTTTCGAGGTCTTGTCGTAACGGAGGTCGGTGTCGATAGAAAGGTGCTTGGGCTCGTCGATGGGGAAGCGGGAGAGGGAATCGCTGAAGTAGCGGATTGTATTGAGTACGCTTGCCGTGACGATGATTTCCTCGTCGTTGTTCGTGTCGTTGATGATGAACTGGACGTTGGATTCGCTTTCGTTTTCCCTCGTGACGGTTATACCTTCCATGATTTCCTTCTCTTCGCCCTCTTCGATGGTGAAAAAGGAATCGCTGGGAATGGTATTGGCAATGTCGATGAGCAGTTTGGATTCGGTTGCGTCGAGTGACTGACCGTCAAAGAGCGAGAAGAGAATTTCTCCATCCTTGTTCTTGGTGGCGATGACCTTCTTGGTAACGTCTATGATATCGTCGGAGGCGCGTTCCTGCGCGTCCTTGCGCTTGAGGAACTTGCGGAGCTCGAGGAACATCGGGTAGCTGAACTGCGGGTAGGTCGCATGGAACGTGCCTGCCGAATCGCGGTAGATGCCGAACGGCTTGCCCAGCTCGATGTAATGGCCCATCTTGATCTTGACGTTTTTCGGGTCCTGGTGGAACAGGTGGAGGACCGTCATCAGGGACATCGTGGAATACACGCGGCTTGGGACATCTTCGTAGGCGTAGGGGTTCGGGTAGCGGTAAAGCATGGAAACGTGGCGGACCACGCCGTCGTCGTCGGGGTAGGCGTTCACGGAACCCATATATGCGCCGGCATGGGCCAGTTCGGGATAGATGTTGTCAAGCAGGGTCTTGGGTTCTACGTGGGTAATGGAGTCTACCTGCGAGTTTTCGAAGGTAGAACCGAAGCCGAGTTCCTCGGCACGGTCGTATGTCGCGAGCTTTTCCCACACGGACTTGTGGCTGAACGAGGTGGAGTCGTCCATCATGAAGCACGTGATGGCGTTCCCGCTTTTCTTGATCTCCTTGATCATCAGGGAGTCGAAATTGTAGTGCGAGCGGATGTCCGAGAAGAGAGAATCCCACTGGCGCGTCGTATCGATCGTGTTGAGGATTCCGATGGTCTGTTCCGCCTTTTTCTGGCCGAAGTCCGCGCTCTTGAACAGAATATCGAAGCCTATCGCCGACGCTCCGCCTTCGTTAAGGTTCTTGATGACGTTCGCGTGGATAGACCTGTCCCATTCGTTGTAGTTGCCTAGCTTGGTGAGTGCATTCTCGTCGATATCGACAATCATGATGTTGGGCTCGAAACTGTGGCTCATGGACACCTTGCCGTCTTTTTCGAGCTTTTCGAAGGTCTTTCCAGTCTTAATCTTGAAGAATTGGTCGTAGAAGAAGTTTTCCATGTCTTCGGCGGCTGTACGGGCAACATCGATATAGGGATCCTGCGCATTTCCCAAAAGAAGGATGAGGAAAAGGATCATGCTGGTGATGACAACGCCGACAACAATCTTCTTTATCTTTTTCAAGATTTTTTTGTTCATACTTTAAGTATAATAAAAGAATAAATGTATATTTCGGGAGGATTTGCCCTAGGAGCGTATTTTGGCTGCACAGAAAAAGAAAAATTCAAGAAAAACGAGTACGAAAACCAGGGAAAAAGCCCCTGTTGAATCCGATGTCCCATTTTTTGTAGTGCTCGGCGGGTGGTTCCTGGTCGCTGTCGGGCTTGTCCTGCTGCTCGGATGCGTGAGTTCCGTGTATAGCGGCTCGGAAGGGAACTGGCTTGGCCCCTATCTGGGCAAGATTGTTCCCGAACTATTCTCGTTCATATTTGGCAAGTTGCCCGTGGTTGTCTTTACGGTCGCGCTTGTGCTCTGGGGTCTGTTCCTTGCAGTGCGACAACTGCGCGAACGCCTGCTCAGTTTTGCCATCGGTACGGGGTTGCTGACGCTCGATCTTTCATGCCTCCTTTCCCTCAAGAACTACGGCGAGGCCCAGGTGAGCCGCGACGTGATGATGATGAACGGTGGTATCGTTGGGCAGTTCTTTAGCCAGAACATTGCAATTCCCGTGTTCGGAAAGGTGTCGTGCATGGCCCCGCTCCTGGTTTTGCTTGTGGTGCTGGCCCTGATTCTTGTTCTTTCGTTCGGGCTCCGCCCGAGGCATTTTGCGTTTATTGCAAAGGGAATGCGCTGGTTTGTGGGGCTGTTCCGTAAGAAGCCTGCAGAAGAAGAGCCCGAAGACGACGAGTCCGAAGATGACGATGATTCCCGCGAGAGTTCGGCTGAATCCAGACGCAAGGGCATCACTTTCATGGACGATGATACCATCTTTAATGAGCCCGATGGCTACAAGCTTAGGCATCGTGGCAGATTGAAGCCCTTTAGCGCGCGCAAGAACTGGATGGAATCGCCCGACCCGATTTCGCGTGCCGGAGATTTTGATGATACGATAGAACAGGCGCGTGGAGCCTATGGGACACGCGGCCTTGATCCGGATATGCCGACGGATGTTGGGGACGCTGCTCCTGCAGAAACGGCTGCGCCTGAATTTTCGGGCGAGGATCCCGAAATTTTACGTCTGGAACAGCAACTGCGTGAAAATTACAGCAGAATGAGCGCACTCGAAATCAAGGAAATCCGCGACAAGATTGCTGAGATTCGCCGTGCCCGCGAAGAAATCAAGTGGGAGAGCGAACGCAAGGGAAACCTCGTGGTGAAGGGCGCTGTACGTGGACAGCCCAGCGAGGAAATGCCTGCCGCTGCACCGGACGACATGACACGGGTTGCCGGGAATGCGACCGTTGCTGCGGGCGCAACTGTTGAAAGGACGGTTGTTGCCGGCGAAGAGACGCGTTTGGCTCCGGACGATGTAAATGCGGAAGACTTGGTTGCCGGAACTGCAGTGGGTCGTGAAGGCGACGTTGTCGGTGGTAATGACGATGATGACACGTTTATGCCCGAGATTGTCTCGAGCGACGAGGTGGAGCAGGACCCGACATACGAGGCCCCGAACCAGATTGGAACATCCTCTTCGGGCACGACGTTTACGGGCGGTGCCGCAAATGGTATTCCGCAGCCTGATCCGACGGTACATTACGACCCGTATCGCATTCCGACGGTGGACGAAATTCTCGACGCGCATGACCCGCAGCCTGCAGATTATACTGTGGAAGAACTCAACGCGATTGGCCGCATGCTCGAGGAAAAGCTCGAGAACTTCAAGGTGAAGGGGAAGGTGGTCGGCTGCGAGACCGGCCCCGTGATTACGCGTTTCGAGGTGGAACCGGGCCCAGGCGTGAAGGTGTCTCAGTTCAGCGCCTTGCAGGATGACCTCGCGATGGCCCTGAAGGCCGTCTCTATCCGCATCCTTGCGCCAATTCCCGGAAAGGGCGCCGTGGGTATCGAGATTCCGAACCGCAAGATGCAGACCATCTTCGGGCGCGACATCTTCGAGAGTGAGGCGTTCAAGCCCACGCCGGACAAGATTATCATGGCCCTCGGCAAGGATATCTCCGGCGAGCCGTTCTCGATGGATTTGGCGAAGGCTCCGCACCTGATGATTGCGGGCCAGACCGGTTCCGGTAAGTCCGTCTGCATTAACGCCCTCATGGCGAGCATGCTTTTGAGCAAGACACCTGACGAACTCCGCATGATTCTCGTGGACCCGAAGGCGGTGGAACTCAAGATGTACGAGAACATCCCGCACTTGCTCGCGCCCGTGATTACCAAGCCCGAGGTTGCCATCCAGGCGCTGCAGTGGCTTTGCTACGAGATGGACCGCCGTACCGAGGTGCTTGCGAAGGCGAAGGTGCGTAACCTCAATGGTTTCAACGAGAAGTTCGATGCCGGCTTGCTTCCCGAAGATGTGCCCGATACTGACCGCGGCCATCGCATGGCGTTTATCGTCGTGATTATCGACGAGATGGCTGACCTCATGATGGTCGCCGGCAAGGAAATCGAGAAGAACGTGAGCCGCCTTGCCGCAAAGGCGCGCGCCGTGGGTATTCACCTGGTGCTTGCGACCCAGCGCCCGTCGGTGAAGGTGATTACCGGTAACATCAAGGCGAACCTGCCGACCCGTATCAGCTTCAAGGTGGCGTCGCAGGTGGACGCGCGCACCGTGATGGACCATGCCGGTGCCGAGAAGTTGCTTGGCCGTGGTGACATGCTGTTCAAGGCAGTGAACGCACCTGACCCGGTTCGCGTACACGGCGCTTTCCTGAGCGACGAGGAAGCGGAAAAACTTGCCGACGCCTGCAGCAACCAGAACGTGTGCTACCCGCAGCTCGAGACCTTCGAGGTCGAGGAAGCCGGCGGGGAAGGCGAGGACGGCGAAGAGAATGCCGCCATGAACGAGAAGAAGGACAAACTCCTGTTCGAAGTCGCCAAGTGGGCCATCGAATGCGGGAACGGTCTTTCTACATCGGCCGTGCAGCGCCACTTCAGCGTGGGCTACAGCCGCGCGGGCAAGATCGTGGACCAGCTCTATGGCATGGGCCTGTGCGCCCGCAGTACCGGCAACTCCAAGCCCCGCGCGATGCTTATCGGCATGGACGAACTCATGCAACTCGAACGCTCCGGCGCTTTTAGATAATCACTATGAAAGAATTTGCTCCTGCAAAAATCAACTTGTTCCTCGATGTCATCCGTAAGCGCGATGACGGCTATCACGACCTTGGAACGGTGTTCCAGACGGTCGATGTCGGCGATACGCTTGAGTTCAGTTCACGCGATGACGGCGAAATCCATCTGGAATACAGCAACCCGCAGGAATACCCTATGGAATCGGACCTCGTGTACAAGGCCGCAGTCGCATTGCGCTCGCATGTAGGTAATAACGATCTGGGTGCAGATATCTTTCTGGACAAGATAATGCCGCTCGGTGCAGGCCTTGGCGGTGGTTCTGCCGATGCAGCAGCGGCGCTCCGCGCGCTGAACCGCCTCTGGGAGTTGCGCCTTCCGCCTGCCGAACTGGAACGCATTGGTGCGAAACTCGGGGCCGATGTGCCCTTCCTGGTCAGAGGCGGCACGGCATTCGCCGAGGGCATCGGCGAGCAGCTTTCTTTCTTGGAGCCGCTAGACTTGCCTGCTGGCAAGGTCCTGCTCATCGCGACCCCGCACGACAGCGTCCCCACGAAGGATGCCTATGCGGGAGTCCCCAAGTCCGGGCCGGACCGCTGGGAGAACTACAAGGAGTCGTGCGTGGGGAACAAGGCCGCCCGAGAAGCCTTTATCCTCGATCCGAAGTCGCTTTTCAATGCGTTCGAGGTTTCCGTGTTCCCAAAACATCCGCTCGTCGCCTCGATGAAGGAAAAGTTCCTCGACCTCGGGGCTGAGGCCGCCCTTATGAGCGGCTCCGGAGCGTCCGTTTTCGGTATCTTCGCAGATAGGTCTTCCGCCCAATCCGCCGCCGAGGCCCTTCAGCCGTACTCCCGCTACCTCGCCCTGACCAAATTCTGGCATACATAAAAAAATATTTTATAGCCTGAAAATGGCCCTTTTTGCGCAGAAATAAACAAGTTCCCTTTAAAAAATCCCCAAATTTTTTTATATTTGCCCCCACCATTGGGGTATCGTCAAGTGGTAAGACAACGGATTTTGATTCCGTTATTCGTTGGTTCGAATCCAGCTACCCCAATGAAACTTTTAACAATAAACCTCAATTGGAGTCTAAAATGGAACTCACAAAACTCGCAGCAACCTCGAGAGTGCTAGGCAAGAGCCGCGACAACGCCCGCCTTCGTAAGGCTGGCCAGATCCCGGCCGTCTATTATGGTAAGGGTCAGGAGTCTGTGAACATCAGCGTTAGCGCTATCGATGTCCGCAAGGTTCTCGCCCCGGGTAAGCGTTACACCCTTCTCGACCTCGAGATCGACGGCAAGGCCGGCAATCCCGCTGTCATCTACAGCTACCAGAAGGATGCCATCACTCAGGCAATCACTCACATCGACTTCATCAAGATCGGTGAAGACTCCAAGATCAAGGTCCGCGTGCCGGTCAAGCTCACCGGTCTTCCGGTCGGCGTCAAGACTCAGGGCGGCGTGTTCTCTCAGGAATCCCGCTACCTCATGCTCTCCGCCAAGCCGGC from Fibrobacter sp. UWR2 harbors:
- a CDS encoding CHASE2 domain-containing protein, coding for MNKKILKKIKKIVVGVVITSMILFLILLLGNAQDPYIDVARTAAEDMENFFYDQFFKIKTGKTFEKLEKDGKVSMSHSFEPNIMIVDIDENALTKLGNYNEWDRSIHANVIKNLNEGGASAIGFDILFKSADFGQKKAEQTIGILNTIDTTRQWDSLFSDIRSHYNFDSLMIKEIKKSGNAITCFMMDDSTSFSHKSVWEKLATYDRAEELGFGSTFENSQVDSITHVEPKTLLDNIYPELAHAGAYMGSVNAYPDDDGVVRHVSMLYRYPNPYAYEDVPSRVYSTMSLMTVLHLFHQDPKNVKIKMGHYIELGKPFGIYRDSAGTFHATYPQFSYPMFLELRKFLKRKDAQERASDDIIDVTKKVIATKNKDGEILFSLFDGQSLDATESKLLIDIANTIPSDSFFTIEEGEEKEIMEGITVTRENESESNVQFIINDTNNDEEIIVTASVLNTIRYFSDSLSRFPIDEPKHLSIDTDLRYDKTSKKWLTNLAIMNDKVIRDIMAIDESKVDSLKPGEEFRFGPIKRVPIDNYGRYLVNYIGRFNTDKESRPFQHLSYYDVTKNRHDQAMYQGKVFILGSAAPALFDFVPGPHEENNPAVLIHATIIQNILNDNYIVNLAERNQQLIVILLAILCMALGLFIKSYISIAISVLLMGSYTFVAFRYFQDGLYIGCSKQLLAMLLTNIAALIVQFYYENKEKRFLDGAFKQYISPELIDEMVNNEIMPTLGGEKSNITAYFTDIASFSTFSEKIGDPSRLVDLLNEYLTAMTDTLLSNKGTLDKYEGDAIIAFFGAPMPLENHAQSACSAACDMQSKLMQLRKKWTSEGDKWPKVVHDMHMRIGINSGDIVTGNMGSTMRKNYTMMGDAVNLAARLESAAKQYGAYIQISEDTQKHLEPGLFIYRSLDTIRVVGKSLPVKTFELLAKSDCENSDTLNKLVEIWEQAREAYLAMDWDKAQELFTQCLEFEPHLPERDPGSKTCPSLVYIQRCIAYRENPPVAPGETWDGVFTATSK
- the ispE gene encoding 4-(cytidine 5'-diphospho)-2-C-methyl-D-erythritol kinase, whose amino-acid sequence is MKEFAPAKINLFLDVIRKRDDGYHDLGTVFQTVDVGDTLEFSSRDDGEIHLEYSNPQEYPMESDLVYKAAVALRSHVGNNDLGADIFLDKIMPLGAGLGGGSADAAAALRALNRLWELRLPPAELERIGAKLGADVPFLVRGGTAFAEGIGEQLSFLEPLDLPAGKVLLIATPHDSVPTKDAYAGVPKSGPDRWENYKESCVGNKAAREAFILDPKSLFNAFEVSVFPKHPLVASMKEKFLDLGAEAALMSGSGASVFGIFADRSSAQSAAEALQPYSRYLALTKFWHT
- a CDS encoding 50S ribosomal protein L25; this encodes MELTKLAATSRVLGKSRDNARLRKAGQIPAVYYGKGQESVNISVSAIDVRKVLAPGKRYTLLDLEIDGKAGNPAVIYSYQKDAITQAITHIDFIKIGEDSKIKVRVPVKLTGLPVGVKTQGGVFSQESRYLMLSAKPACIPTLLEMDISDFETNVTFYAKSFKLPEGCELASLPRTVIFTITSKSKKKDDAADAAAAVPAAAAAAPAAEEKK
- the panC gene encoding pantoate--beta-alanine ligase; amino-acid sequence: MQIIKSIETLRETLRPLAKEGKTIGLVPTMGALHEGHGALIKASVKDCDITVVSVFLNPIQFGKNEDLDKYPKRLEADAKLAESLGADFVFAPTVKEMYPDGDPLTMVRDETLESLYCGAYRPGHFRGVLTVVSKLFLITRANRAYFGEKDYQQVFLIERMVKDLNFDIEIHRVPIVREASGLALSSRNEYLSEEERVQALGISTGLKEAKAAFLAGEKGVAKLRDIVVKSILLNRGQVQFVEVVNQKDLQKFSGVLKSSDKAVILVAAFFGKTRLIDNIELN
- a CDS encoding deoxynucleoside kinase, which translates into the protein MLTDKGVHFLAIEGVIGVGKTSLARIIAERWNALCIEENYQDNPFLEKFYENPEPYAFQTQLFFLLERHKQLQHSALQSDLFHDLLVSDYTFDKDAIFAAQNLSDSEFAMYEQVSKAIEHEIPRPDMVVYLQASIPTLLSRIKNRGRPMEKSIEGSYLKGLQARYDLHFWHYPHAPVLIINTDHIDFVHNENHLKLVLDAIESCPRQTTYFVPEGN
- the folK gene encoding 2-amino-4-hydroxy-6-hydroxymethyldihydropteridine diphosphokinase; amino-acid sequence: MDSLDRVFVALGSNLTPRFRRLAEGRDMLSRISSGGWMESPIYETPPVGPEGQGPYFNQVVSFWYDGDPKRLLHYLKGAELVLGRKPRGHWNSREIDLDLLYFGNRVMAGRPTIPHIEIPNRQFVLVPLNDIAPDWVDPLSNCTMKDLLSQLLQKEGKIEFRTITAEEP
- a CDS encoding DNA translocase FtsK, which codes for MAAQKKKNSRKTSTKTREKAPVESDVPFFVVLGGWFLVAVGLVLLLGCVSSVYSGSEGNWLGPYLGKIVPELFSFIFGKLPVVVFTVALVLWGLFLAVRQLRERLLSFAIGTGLLTLDLSCLLSLKNYGEAQVSRDVMMMNGGIVGQFFSQNIAIPVFGKVSCMAPLLVLLVVLALILVLSFGLRPRHFAFIAKGMRWFVGLFRKKPAEEEPEDDESEDDDDSRESSAESRRKGITFMDDDTIFNEPDGYKLRHRGRLKPFSARKNWMESPDPISRAGDFDDTIEQARGAYGTRGLDPDMPTDVGDAAPAETAAPEFSGEDPEILRLEQQLRENYSRMSALEIKEIRDKIAEIRRAREEIKWESERKGNLVVKGAVRGQPSEEMPAAAPDDMTRVAGNATVAAGATVERTVVAGEETRLAPDDVNAEDLVAGTAVGREGDVVGGNDDDDTFMPEIVSSDEVEQDPTYEAPNQIGTSSSGTTFTGGAANGIPQPDPTVHYDPYRIPTVDEILDAHDPQPADYTVEELNAIGRMLEEKLENFKVKGKVVGCETGPVITRFEVEPGPGVKVSQFSALQDDLAMALKAVSIRILAPIPGKGAVGIEIPNRKMQTIFGRDIFESEAFKPTPDKIIMALGKDISGEPFSMDLAKAPHLMIAGQTGSGKSVCINALMASMLLSKTPDELRMILVDPKAVELKMYENIPHLLAPVITKPEVAIQALQWLCYEMDRRTEVLAKAKVRNLNGFNEKFDAGLLPEDVPDTDRGHRMAFIVVIIDEMADLMMVAGKEIEKNVSRLAAKARAVGIHLVLATQRPSVKVITGNIKANLPTRISFKVASQVDARTVMDHAGAEKLLGRGDMLFKAVNAPDPVRVHGAFLSDEEAEKLADACSNQNVCYPQLETFEVEEAGGEGEDGEENAAMNEKKDKLLFEVAKWAIECGNGLSTSAVQRHFSVGYSRAGKIVDQLYGMGLCARSTGNSKPRAMLIGMDELMQLERSGAFR